Proteins co-encoded in one Cricetulus griseus strain 17A/GY chromosome 1 unlocalized genomic scaffold, alternate assembly CriGri-PICRH-1.0 chr1_1, whole genome shotgun sequence genomic window:
- the Ankrd39 gene encoding ankyrin repeat domain-containing protein 39 isoform X3: protein MRTGIWSAALNGDLGRVKHFIQKATDPSQPDSAGYTALHYASRNGHYAVCQFLLESGAKCDAQTHGGATALHRASYCGHTEIARLLLSHGSNPRLVDDDGMTSLHKAAEKGHEDICSLLLQHSPALKAVRDHKARLACDLLPCNSGLRDLLAS from the exons ATGCGGACGG GAATCTGGTCGGCAGCCCTGAATGGAGACTTGGGCCGAGTGAAGCATTTCATCCAGAAGGCCACTGACCCTAGCCAGCCTGACTCTGCTGGCTACACAGCACTG CACTACGCTAGCCGCAATGGGCACTATGCTGTTTGCCAATTTCTGCTGGAAAGTGGAGCAAAGTGTGATGCCCAGACCCACGGGGGTGCCACAGCTTTGCACAGGGCCAGCTACTGTGGGCATACAGAAATTGCACGATTACTGCTGTCCCACGGGTCCAACCCCCGCTTGGTCGATGACGATGGCATGACCAGTCTACATAAG GCTGCAGAGAAGGGTCACGAGGACATTTGCTCTCTCCTGTTACAACACAGCCCAGCCCTGAAGGCTGTCCGGGATCACAAAGCACGCCTAGCATGTGACCTGCTGCCCTGCAACAGTGGCCTGCGGGACCTGTTGGCCAGCTGA
- the Ankrd39 gene encoding ankyrin repeat domain-containing protein 39 isoform X2, protein MAAPQPCADGSCCSHPGAVPGAQQTLEEMDFERGIWSAALNGDLGRVKHFIQKATDPSQPDSAGYTALHYASRNGHYAVCQFLLESGAKCDAQTHGGATALHRASYCGHTEIARLLLSHGSNPRLVDDDGMTSLHKAAEKGHEDICSLLLQHSPALKAVRDHKARLACDLLPCNSGLRDLLAS, encoded by the exons ATGGCGGCGCCGCAACCGTGCGCGGATGGCTCCTGCTGCTCACACCCCGGGGCTGTGCCCGGGGCACAGCAGACGCTGGAGGAGATGGACTTCGAGAGGG GAATCTGGTCGGCAGCCCTGAATGGAGACTTGGGCCGAGTGAAGCATTTCATCCAGAAGGCCACTGACCCTAGCCAGCCTGACTCTGCTGGCTACACAGCACTG CACTACGCTAGCCGCAATGGGCACTATGCTGTTTGCCAATTTCTGCTGGAAAGTGGAGCAAAGTGTGATGCCCAGACCCACGGGGGTGCCACAGCTTTGCACAGGGCCAGCTACTGTGGGCATACAGAAATTGCACGATTACTGCTGTCCCACGGGTCCAACCCCCGCTTGGTCGATGACGATGGCATGACCAGTCTACATAAG GCTGCAGAGAAGGGTCACGAGGACATTTGCTCTCTCCTGTTACAACACAGCCCAGCCCTGAAGGCTGTCCGGGATCACAAAGCACGCCTAGCATGTGACCTGCTGCCCTGCAACAGTGGCCTGCGGGACCTGTTGGCCAGCTGA
- the Ankrd23 gene encoding ankyrin repeat domain-containing protein 23 — protein sequence MDFISIRQLVSEERADGKVLGFGHGVPDPGGWPSDWRLGPQEVVAREKLKLEEEKKKKLERFNSSRLTLDNMRDLENLVQRRRKKRLRHKVPPREPEPVVERQPQIPLEPVDLEMFLKAAAENQEALIDKYLTDGGDPNAHDKLHRTALHWACLKGHGQLVNKLLAAGAAIEARDLLDRTPVFWACRGGHLDILKLLLNQGAQVNAQDKIWSTPLHVAVRTGHSDCLEHLIECGAHINAQDKEGDTALHEAVRYGHHKATKLLLLYGAKLGMKNVASMTPVQLARDWQRGIREALQAHVGHSRTRC from the exons ATGGACTTCATCAGCATTCGGCAGTTG GTAAGTGAAGAAAGAGCTGATGGGAAAGTGTTGGGGTTTGGACATGGAGTTCCTGATCCTGGAGGCTGGCCTAGTGATTGGAGGCTGGGACCCCAAGAGGTTGTGGCCCGGGAAAAATTGAAgttggaggaagagaagaagaagaaa CTGGAAAGATTTAACAGCTCCAGACTGACTCTGGACAATATGAGAGACTTGGAAAACTTGGTTCAAAGACGAAGAAAAAAGCGACTGAGACACAAAGTCCCCCCCAGGGAACCTGAGCCTGTGGTTGAG CGGCAGCCCCAGATCCCACTGGAGCCTGTGGACCTGGAAATGTTCCTAAAGGCAGCTGCTGAGAACCAGGAGGCCTTGATTGACAAGTACCTGACAGATGGAGGGGACCCCAATGCCCATGACAAG CTCCACCGCACAGCCTTGCACTGGGCCTGTCTGAAGGGCCATGGACAGTTGGTGAACAAGCTGCTGGCGGCAGGGGCTGCTATAGAGGCACGGGACTTG CTGGACAGGACACCTGTGTTCTGGGCCTGCCGTGGAGGACACCTGGACATCCTCAAACTGCTGCTTAACCAGGGTGCTCAGGTCAATGCACAGGACAAG ATCTGGAGCACCCCTCTCCATGTAGCAGTGCGCACAGGCCACTCTGACTGCCTGGAGCACCTCATTGAGTGTGGCGCCCACATCAATGCACAGGATAAG GAAGGGGACACGGCACTCCATGAGGCCGTACGATATGGGCACCACAAAGCCACGAAGCTACTGCTGCTCTATGGAGCCAAGCTGGGCATGAAGAATGTG GCCTCCATGACACCAGTGCAGCTGGCACGGGACTGGCAGCGGGGTATCCGGGAAGCACTACAGGCCCATGTGGGGCACTCCCGTACCCGGTGTTGA
- the Ankrd39 gene encoding ankyrin repeat domain-containing protein 39 isoform X1: protein MAAPQPCADGSCCSHPGAVPGAQQTLEEMDFERGEKGIWSAALNGDLGRVKHFIQKATDPSQPDSAGYTALHYASRNGHYAVCQFLLESGAKCDAQTHGGATALHRASYCGHTEIARLLLSHGSNPRLVDDDGMTSLHKAAEKGHEDICSLLLQHSPALKAVRDHKARLACDLLPCNSGLRDLLAS, encoded by the exons ATGGCGGCGCCGCAACCGTGCGCGGATGGCTCCTGCTGCTCACACCCCGGGGCTGTGCCCGGGGCACAGCAGACGCTGGAGGAGATGGACTTCGAGAGGGGTGAGAAGG GAATCTGGTCGGCAGCCCTGAATGGAGACTTGGGCCGAGTGAAGCATTTCATCCAGAAGGCCACTGACCCTAGCCAGCCTGACTCTGCTGGCTACACAGCACTG CACTACGCTAGCCGCAATGGGCACTATGCTGTTTGCCAATTTCTGCTGGAAAGTGGAGCAAAGTGTGATGCCCAGACCCACGGGGGTGCCACAGCTTTGCACAGGGCCAGCTACTGTGGGCATACAGAAATTGCACGATTACTGCTGTCCCACGGGTCCAACCCCCGCTTGGTCGATGACGATGGCATGACCAGTCTACATAAG GCTGCAGAGAAGGGTCACGAGGACATTTGCTCTCTCCTGTTACAACACAGCCCAGCCCTGAAGGCTGTCCGGGATCACAAAGCACGCCTAGCATGTGACCTGCTGCCCTGCAACAGTGGCCTGCGGGACCTGTTGGCCAGCTGA
- the Ankrd39 gene encoding ankyrin repeat domain-containing protein 39 isoform X4, whose amino-acid sequence MAAPQPCADGSCCSHPGAVPGAQQTLEEMDFERGIWSAALNGDLGRVKHFIQKATDPSQPDSAGYTALHYASRNGHYAVCQFLLESGAKCDAQTHGGATALHRASYCGHTEIARLLLSHGSNPRLVDDDGMTSLHKVCPYIPSSSCLCLHRLQRRVTRTFALSCYNTAQP is encoded by the exons ATGGCGGCGCCGCAACCGTGCGCGGATGGCTCCTGCTGCTCACACCCCGGGGCTGTGCCCGGGGCACAGCAGACGCTGGAGGAGATGGACTTCGAGAGGG GAATCTGGTCGGCAGCCCTGAATGGAGACTTGGGCCGAGTGAAGCATTTCATCCAGAAGGCCACTGACCCTAGCCAGCCTGACTCTGCTGGCTACACAGCACTG CACTACGCTAGCCGCAATGGGCACTATGCTGTTTGCCAATTTCTGCTGGAAAGTGGAGCAAAGTGTGATGCCCAGACCCACGGGGGTGCCACAGCTTTGCACAGGGCCAGCTACTGTGGGCATACAGAAATTGCACGATTACTGCTGTCCCACGGGTCCAACCCCCGCTTGGTCGATGACGATGGCATGACCAGTCTACATAAGGTATGTCCCT ACATTCCCAGCTCTTCGT GCCTCTGTCTCCACAGGCTGCAGAGAAGGGTCACGAGGACATTTGCTCTCTCCTGTTACAACACAGCCCAGCCCTGA